The following are encoded together in the Acidimicrobiales bacterium genome:
- a CDS encoding replication-associated recombination protein A, which yields MANRPVRRPDGDAPDLFAQAATERLRDRAPLAARLRPRTLDDIVGQRHLVAPDAPLRVLIEADRLTSAILWGPAGTGKTTLAQVVAATTAKTFVPLSAVNAGVADVRQAIEGARRRLGEQGRGTILFVDEVHRFNKAQQDALLPAVEEGLVVLIGATTENPFFSVNSPLLSRATLWRLEPLADEDIAEVVRRGLAAEDARADAAAVAAVVSLADGDARAALGTLEVAVALARGEVITTAVIERARAGRLLHQGQDAHYDQVSALIKSIRGSDPDAGLYWLARMLEGGEDARFIARRLVILASEDVGLADPMALVVSDAAARAVEFVGLPEAQLSLAEAVVYLACAPKSNRVTTALGRARADAREGPRADVPTHLRDAHYWSAKGIGHGEGYRYPHDDPRGWVEQDYRPPQVAGHVYYEPSEHGAEEAIAERMRGRRRDTGGPADRAD from the coding sequence GTGGCGAACCGGCCGGTGCGCCGGCCCGACGGTGATGCCCCGGACCTCTTCGCCCAGGCGGCGACGGAGCGTCTGCGTGACCGTGCCCCCCTGGCGGCGCGGCTGCGCCCGCGCACCCTCGACGACATCGTGGGCCAGCGCCACCTGGTGGCGCCCGATGCGCCCCTTCGGGTCCTGATCGAGGCGGACCGCCTCACCTCGGCCATCCTGTGGGGCCCCGCCGGCACGGGGAAGACGACCCTCGCCCAGGTGGTGGCGGCCACCACCGCCAAGACCTTCGTCCCCCTGTCGGCGGTCAACGCCGGCGTCGCCGACGTGCGCCAGGCCATCGAGGGGGCGCGGCGGCGCCTCGGCGAGCAGGGCCGCGGCACCATCCTCTTCGTCGACGAGGTGCACCGCTTCAACAAGGCCCAGCAGGACGCCCTGCTGCCCGCGGTCGAGGAGGGCCTGGTGGTCCTCATCGGCGCCACCACCGAGAACCCCTTCTTCTCGGTGAACTCGCCGCTGCTCAGCCGGGCGACGCTGTGGCGCCTCGAGCCGCTCGCCGACGAGGACATCGCCGAGGTGGTCCGCCGCGGTCTCGCCGCCGAGGACGCCCGGGCCGACGCCGCCGCCGTGGCCGCCGTCGTGTCGCTGGCCGACGGCGACGCCCGCGCCGCCCTGGGCACGCTCGAGGTGGCCGTCGCCCTGGCCCGCGGTGAGGTGATCACCACCGCCGTCATCGAGCGCGCCCGGGCGGGGCGCCTGCTGCACCAGGGCCAGGACGCCCACTACGACCAGGTGAGCGCGCTCATCAAGTCGATCCGGGGGTCGGACCCCGATGCCGGGCTGTACTGGCTGGCCCGCATGCTCGAGGGGGGAGAGGACGCCCGCTTCATCGCCCGGCGCCTCGTGATCCTGGCCAGCGAGGACGTGGGCCTGGCCGACCCCATGGCCCTGGTCGTGTCGGACGCCGCGGCGCGTGCCGTCGAGTTCGTGGGCCTGCCCGAGGCCCAGCTCTCGCTGGCCGAGGCGGTCGTCTACCTGGCGTGCGCCCCGAAGTCGAACCGGGTGACCACGGCGCTCGGACGGGCCCGGGCCGACGCCCGCGAGGGCCCGCGCGCCGACGTCCCCACCCACCTGCGTGACGCCCACTACTGGTCGGCCAAGGGCATCGGCCACGGCGAGGGCTACCGATACCCCCACGACGATCCCCGGGGCTGGGTGGAGCAGGACTACCGGCCCCCACAGGTGGCGGGGCACGTCTACTACGAGCCCAGCGAGCACGGCGCCGAGGAGGCGATCGCCGAGCGCATGCGCGGACGCCGGCGCGACACCGGTGGACCGGCGGACCGAGCAGACTGA